The following are encoded in a window of Platichthys flesus chromosome 19, fPlaFle2.1, whole genome shotgun sequence genomic DNA:
- the zgc:122979 gene encoding dnaJ homolog subfamily B member 5, with translation MVLIWTQFGVKNKNVNVKCKVRVMHRGDSSGSSSSAEGTKSEQDTPCLSIKPMGKDFYKILGATPESNDDEIRKAYRKMALKFHPDKNSEADAEDRFKEIAEAYEILTDPKKRSIYDQFGEEGLKNGMSVSMAGQTNVFRSNYHGDSHANFHGSESFDIFFSKDLDGEDDLFNPFRRFPFSHVGGFEGGLRRGQRRLQGDAVVHDLQVTLDDVMQGCTKHVKITRRRLNPDGRSLRSEDKVLNVVVKKGWKAGTKITFPREGDETPNNTPADITFILRDKEHPQYKREGSNIVYTAKITLKEALCGCTVNVPTLDKRMMPLPCSDVIKPGAVRRLRGEGLPMPKSPSQRGDLVVEFQVLFPDRIPPQSREIIKHSLAQC, from the exons ATGGTTCTCATCTGGACTCAGTTCGGCGTGAAGAACAAGAATGTCAATGTCAAGTGCAAAGTGCGAGTCATGCACAGGGGGGACAGCTCAGGATCATCATCTTCAGCG GAAGGCACCAAGTCTGAGCAGGACACACCCTGCCTGTCCATCAAACCCATGGGCAAGGACTTCTACAAGATCCTCGGTGCCACCCCTGAATCCAATGACGACGAGATCAGGAAGGCCTACAGGAAGATGGCCCTCAAGTTCCACCCGGACAAGAACAGCGAGGCTGACGCAGAGGACAGGTTCAAAGAGATCGCAGAGGCCTACGAGATCCTGACTGACCCCAAGAAGAGGAGCATATATGACCAGTTTGGAGAAGAAG gtcTTAAAAACGGAATGTCAGTGTCCATGGCAGGCCAAACCAACGTTTTCCGTAGCAATTACCACGGCGATTCCCACGCCAACTTCCACGGATCAGAATCCTTCGACATCTTCTTCAGCAAAGACTTGGACGGCGAAGATGACCTCTTCAACCCGTTCAGGCGGTTCCCCTTCAGCCACGTCGGTGGCTTCGAGGGCGGCCTGCGCAGGGGCCAGCGGCGCCTGCAGGGCGACGCGGTGGTGCACGACCTGCAGGTGACCCTGGACGACGTGATGCAAGGCTGCACGAAGCACGTGAAGATCACCCGCCGCCGCCTCAACCCAGACGGCCGCAGCTTGCGGTCCGAGGACAAGGTGCTGAATGTGGTGGTGAAGAAGGGCTGGAAGGCGGGGACCAAGATCACCTTCCCCAGGGAGGGGGACGAGACGCCAAACAACACACCTGCCGACATCACCTTCATTCTCAGGGACAAGGAGCACCCGCAGTACAAGAGGGAGGGCTCCAACATAGTCTACACGGCCAAGATCACACTCAAAGAG GCTCTCTGCGGCTGCACAGTCAACGTCCCCACGCTGGACAAGCGGATGATGCCTCTGCCGTGCAGCGATGTCATCAAACCCGGTGCCGTCCGGCGGCTGAGGGGCGAGGGTCTCCCAATGCCCAAGAGCCCGTCCCAGCGCGGCGACCTGGTGGTGGAGTTCCAGGTGCTCTTCCCCGACCGGATCCCGCCGCAGTCCCGCGAGATCATCAAGCACAGCCTGGCCCAGTGCTAG